The nucleotide window CAGCTACCTGGTAAGGAGAATTCGGCACCTGTAAAACATAAGTAATTTTCCTGGATGGCGTTTTTTCCCCTACTTTTGGCCACATATAATCAACCCATCCACCATTGGGCCTGTTGGCAACATCACAAAATTCTGCAAAAAAATATTTTCCATTCGTATCTTTTATATTCATGAGCTGCATTCCGCATAATTTCGGTTTAATAGGATGAGCTGCATCAGTCCCTTTTTCGGCATGGATTACCCAAACATAGGTATCTTTCCAAACCCAACGTCCGTTTCTATCCATAAACTCAGCCAACCCATTGTCGCCGGTTTTGTTGAGAAATGCAGCTGCATCTTTCACCTTTGCGACAACTTCTTCAGAGGTTGCGTTATCAGTTGCAAAAACACAGGGTGCCATGACAGCGGTTAAAAAAATTGCAATCAACAAATTAATAACACTTTTCATCTTTACGCCTCCCAATCTTTAAAATTAAAATATTTCTTAAAAATTATTCATACTTCTGCAATCTATAAAATAGAAAACTATGTTATATAATATCTATGAGTCAAGTCTTTATTTTATAATAATAATTTCATTATAAGCAAAACTTCTAAGCTAAAAGTATACCAAGATCACTTATTAAACTATAAGTAATTCATATTTAATAACAATATGAACACACCACCTTCATCGCAGACCTCCTCTCCTCCCTGGCCTGGAATATCAGGGCCATAGAGGCAAAGCCGAAAGCGGCACTGGATAGAATCCAGGGCCGCTTTTGTTTTTAACACGCTGTAAGGATATTTTTTTTTAAAAGGATATCTTGTCGCCGGGTTTGGGAATAAACGTATCATATCCTTTTTGTTCAAGGTGCTTTGCAAATGCAGCACTTTGAGATTCTTCCCCGTGAACGATTCCGATTTTTTTTATTCTAAGATTTGACTGGGTGATGATTTTTTCAAGTTCGTTCTTATCTCCATGGGCACTGAATCCGCCTATTTTTTCAACCTTTGCCAGCAGCGGATAGCTTTTACCCAGTATCTTTAATTCAGGGGGTTCAGTGTTTTCCCCTGACTGAATATTGTCAAAACCCAGTTCCTGAATCCGTCTGCCCAGAGTATTCTCAGCCATGTATCCCACAAGCAGAATTGTATTTTTAGGATTATGAATCTTATACCGAAGATGGTGCAATATTCTGCCGGCTTCACACATGCCCGAAGCAGAAATAACAACATGGGAGGAGGTATCCTGTGTCAGGCGCATGGACTCTTCAACGGTCTGAACAAACCGGATTTTATCAAAAAGGAACGGATTTTTCCCTTTTTCAAGAAAGGTTTTATGGGTTTCCTTATCATAGCTTTCCGGGTGTTCACCAAATACCTTTGTAATATTGGATGCAAGTGGACTGTCAACATATACAGGATGTCTTGGAACCTCTCCTTTGTCGTAAAGTTCATGAAGAATATAAATCAATTCCTGGGTTCTGCCGAAGGCAAAAGAAGGAATAATCACAGAACCGCCTCTTTCAAAGGTGTCGTTCAGGACTTTTTTAAGCCTTTTTCCCAGATCTTCCACCGGTTGATGCAGCCTGTCTCCATAGGTACTTTCCGTAATGAACAGATCAATGTCGCGGTCTTCTTCATCAAACACCAATGTAGGGTCTTTTAATATCGGTTTTCCAAACCGGCCCACGTCCCCTGTATACAGAATCCGGGTGGTCTTACCATTGTTTTTGACGGTTACAACTGAAAAAGCAGACCCCAGGATATGACCGGCCACATAGAACTTTACCGTGGTATCTGCACCAATGGTCACCGGATAATTAAAAGGATACCCATCAATAAAGCTAAGAGACTGCCTTGCCTGCTCCATGGTATAAAGAGGGGTAATAATATCCAGTCCATGCTGTTTTTGAAGATCATTAATAGCTTCATTGTTGAGTTCATATGCATTTTTTTTCAACATTTTTTTGATGTTGTTTTTTTCTTTGTTGGACACCTTTTGTTTTATATTGTTATTTTCCAGTTGATATAAAAAAGATCTGATAGACTTGTAATTCAGATACTGAGCATCCGATTCCTGTATATGACCGCTGTCCATCAGCATATAATCCAATGCATCTGCCGTGGGCCGGGTGGTCACTATCCGGCCCGCAAAATCCTTACTGGTCAGAACCGGGATGCGTCCCGAGTGATCAATATGTGCATGGGATAGAATCATGTTGGTAATCTTGGTTCTATCAATGGAAAATATTTTATTTTTTTCTTTGCTTTCTTTTCGTCTTCCCTGGAACATACCACAATCAAACAGTATCCGGTCCGTACCCGTATCCAGAAGGTGCATTGATCCTGTTACCTCACCTGCCGCGCCATAGAATGTCACATCCATAAATACCTCAATCGCTGTTGTCGGATTAATAAGGATCACAAATTTTATAACTTGAACAAAATAGCTTGTATTTTTGCTCAACTTAATTTTATTTGTGATCCTAAAATCTTTTTATTTGTTAAAAACTTTTTTCAAAAGTTCAGTTGTCCGCTTTGCCGGATTTTGCCGTATGGCTGCCTCTTCTTTTGCCATATAATAAAATATGCCGTCCATTCCCTTTTCAACCACATGATCGGTCAGGTTGGCTTTTATATCCGGTACAAACGGAAGGGATTTGTATTCTTTCATCATATTGTCATAAGCCTTTACCGCTCCCACTTCAGACAGGCTGGTATCAATCACGGGCTTCATTTCATCGGCCAGCTGCGGAGACATTTTTCCCTTAAAATACTGGGTGGCGGCATCGTCAGGGCCATTGTAAATCTCGTTCACATCCTGAAGGGTCATCATGGAAATGGCATCCACGAACAATTGTTTCGCCCTTGGCGTTGCAACCTCTGCCGCCCGGTTCAACTTTAATTCAAGATCCTCAAACAAAGAGGACATGCCGACCTTGCCCAGCATGAATTTCACCTTATCAAGGCTTGCAGGCAAAGGAATGTGAATGTTTGCATCATTGTTAAATCCGTCTGTTGCACCCAATTGACTCACAACATTTTGAGAACCAACCTTAAGAGCTTCTTTGAGGCCTGAACCGATCTCTTCAACCGTCAGCGCACTTATTTTATCGCTCCCCCCAAATGACTTTAACAGTTCACTGCCTTTATCCAGCCAGGAATTACCGGCAAAGGACTGCACACAAACCATCAGAGTAACAATGACAGCCGCCTGCATAATCCATATAAATTTATTGCTCAGATATCTCATTTTTTTCTCCATTATTAACGGGTTGTTAGTTAGTCATACCGGGAAACAGGCCTTTAAACTGCTTTTTCAAATCTTCTTTTACAGATTCTATTTTTTGTTTCTGATCCTCTTTTGTTCCCAAAACATCTTTTAATCCTTTTACATCCGGAATACCTCCACTGAGCATGCCTTTAAGGTCAGGACGAATTTTAGGAGACTCAAAAGCACCGGTTATCAAGACAGGAACCATCACCCCCGATCTTTCTTTGGTATCTCCCTGGCCTTTCAAGGTGGCGACAAATTTTGGCTCCACCCTTAAATCAAGCATTTCTTTTGCAAGATTGACGTTTCCTGTAACAAGTAGCCTAATCAAAGGAGAAGTAAGGCTTGTTCCGATTGTATTCACAAGGCCGTTTTGAGCAGTAAACGGAATTTTAAGTTCTGCAAAATCCGTTCTCGGCTTTTCCTGTAATTGTTCTCCCATTCCAAAACTGGTTTTGACGTTCCGCACCATACCGGCAAGGTCAAAACCGATAATGGCACCGTCAACAAACAAAAGTTCCCCTTGCCCGGTCAAGGTCTGCTTGATCATATCAGGTGTTTCACCAGTCATAAAAATCCCCAGATCCGCTTTCAGTGTTCCTTCGATCAACTCCTTTTGCAAGACGTCTTTCATCAAGGGTCCGGCCTGGATACCTTTGGCATTAATGGTCAT belongs to Desulfobacula toluolica Tol2 and includes:
- a CDS encoding MBL fold metallo-hydrolase RNA specificity domain-containing protein, which produces MDVTFYGAAGEVTGSMHLLDTGTDRILFDCGMFQGRRKESKEKNKIFSIDRTKITNMILSHAHIDHSGRIPVLTSKDFAGRIVTTRPTADALDYMLMDSGHIQESDAQYLNYKSIRSFLYQLENNNIKQKVSNKEKNNIKKMLKKNAYELNNEAINDLQKQHGLDIITPLYTMEQARQSLSFIDGYPFNYPVTIGADTTVKFYVAGHILGSAFSVVTVKNNGKTTRILYTGDVGRFGKPILKDPTLVFDEEDRDIDLFITESTYGDRLHQPVEDLGKRLKKVLNDTFERGGSVIIPSFAFGRTQELIYILHELYDKGEVPRHPVYVDSPLASNITKVFGEHPESYDKETHKTFLEKGKNPFLFDKIRFVQTVEESMRLTQDTSSHVVISASGMCEAGRILHHLRYKIHNPKNTILLVGYMAENTLGRRIQELGFDNIQSGENTEPPELKILGKSYPLLAKVEKIGGFSAHGDKNELEKIITQSNLRIKKIGIVHGEESQSAAFAKHLEQKGYDTFIPKPGDKISF
- a CDS encoding cache domain-containing protein, translated to MKSVINLLIAIFLTAVMAPCVFATDNATSEEVVAKVKDAAAFLNKTGDNGLAEFMDRNGRWVWKDTYVWVIHAEKGTDAAHPIKPKLCGMQLMNIKDTNGKYFFAEFCDVANRPNGGWVDYMWPKVGEKTPSRKITYVLQVPNSPYQVAAGIYNDAATIDELNQLIQ
- a CDS encoding DUF4197 domain-containing protein; this translates as MRYLSNKFIWIMQAAVIVTLMVCVQSFAGNSWLDKGSELLKSFGGSDKISALTVEEIGSGLKEALKVGSQNVVSQLGATDGFNNDANIHIPLPASLDKVKFMLGKVGMSSLFEDLELKLNRAAEVATPRAKQLFVDAISMMTLQDVNEIYNGPDDAATQYFKGKMSPQLADEMKPVIDTSLSEVGAVKAYDNMMKEYKSLPFVPDIKANLTDHVVEKGMDGIFYYMAKEEAAIRQNPAKRTTELLKKVFNK